In one window of Hymenobacter nivis DNA:
- a CDS encoding aquaporin codes for MSDTTANPLGSQAFRSALAELLGTFFLALAALTVAAPLTPFAVGLTLLVFVYAVGSLSGSHLNPAVTVGLVVSRRFPFAHGLLYIVAQVAGALLARLVAGAGLVGELGHSYQSGTIAAEFVGFGILMITVAATTEKQVVKAGSGIAVGGALLTGLLVSHGVLNPAVALAMGLATSPAMWATLVSAVVFSLLFSLIQQAKPAEVKEESKLVSKALADNSQ; via the coding sequence ATGAGTGATACCACTGCTAATCCGTTGGGTAGTCAGGCCTTTCGTTCGGCTCTAGCTGAACTGCTGGGCACCTTTTTCCTGGCCCTGGCCGCCCTTACCGTTGCGGCGCCCCTCACGCCTTTTGCGGTGGGGCTCACGCTGCTCGTTTTTGTGTATGCGGTGGGTAGTCTGTCGGGCTCCCACCTCAACCCGGCCGTGACTGTGGGGCTGGTGGTCAGCCGGCGTTTCCCGTTCGCCCATGGGTTGCTGTATATAGTGGCCCAAGTGGCCGGGGCCTTGCTGGCGCGCCTCGTGGCCGGGGCCGGACTGGTGGGCGAACTGGGCCACAGCTACCAATCGGGTACCATTGCCGCGGAGTTCGTGGGCTTTGGCATTCTGATGATTACGGTGGCCGCGACTACCGAAAAGCAGGTGGTCAAAGCGGGCAGCGGCATAGCGGTGGGCGGCGCGCTGCTGACCGGCCTACTGGTCAGCCACGGGGTGCTGAACCCCGCCGTAGCCCTGGCAATGGGCCTGGCTACTTCCCCGGCGATGTGGGCTACTTTGGTGAGCGCCGTGGTGTTCAGCCTATTGTTCTCCCTTATCCAACAAGCTAAACCCGCCGAAGTAAAAGAAGAATCGAAGCTTGTTTCCAAAGCGCTGGCCGATAATTCGCAATAA
- the katG gene encoding catalase/peroxidase HPI, producing MMYITNDKTDTKTFEMAGKCPFGGDRIGGAEGSSPTLSDWYPNRLRVELLHHNAPGANPLGEDFNYAEAFNAIDLEELKQEIKGFLTSSVDWWPSDYNNYGPQMIRMAWHSAGTYRIADGRGGAGEALQRFAPISSWWDNGNTDKSRRLLWPIKQKYGSALSWADLIVLAGNCGLEVMGFPTYGFAGGRHDAWEADDSTYWGPEVWDGKKVNTPDSMVTRDKRWRGQNGDADYDLENPLGATHQSLIYVNPEGPYGKGDPMGSARDIRVSFSRMAMNDEETVALIAGGHAFGKSHGMVPAAEIGAQPEIAPMEQMGLGWHNPKGSGNAENTMTNGIEGSWTPNPTQWDNDYLVNLFKFEWEQTKSPAGALQWTPVDKSAPKTPDAHIPGQMNALMMMTTDIALKVDPEYRKVCEKFLHDFDAFTQAFSKSWYKLTHRDMGPRERYLGAEKVNENDLLWQDPIPVADYDVIDAADIAALKKSIIASGISVSDLVYTAFSAAVTHRSSDKRGGANGGRIALAPQKDWAVNRRTVPVIAALRTVMDEFNDQQHGGKRVSLADLIVLGGCAALEKAAADAGVATKVPFTPGRRDTTQELTDIEMFTWLKPVADGFRNYLDKGFGEISQDVSPEEMFLDKAQLLSLTSPEWVALTGGLRAMNANHDGSPYGIFTDRVGVLTNDFFTVLTSPDFDWKKADEKGMTFSLDNRATGESRFVATRSDLIFGSNGQLRAVAEVYAGSDGHKRFVKAFVKAWDKVMMLDRYDMKV from the coding sequence ATGATGTACATAACCAACGACAAGACCGACACCAAAACATTCGAAATGGCCGGCAAATGCCCCTTCGGCGGGGACCGCATCGGCGGCGCGGAAGGGTCGTCGCCTACTTTGTCCGACTGGTACCCCAATCGGCTGCGGGTAGAGCTTTTGCACCACAATGCCCCGGGTGCCAATCCGCTCGGTGAGGACTTTAACTACGCCGAGGCGTTCAACGCCATCGACTTGGAGGAGTTGAAGCAAGAAATCAAAGGCTTCCTGACTTCTTCGGTGGACTGGTGGCCGTCGGACTACAATAACTACGGCCCGCAGATGATTCGCATGGCCTGGCACTCGGCCGGCACCTACCGCATCGCCGACGGCCGCGGGGGCGCCGGGGAGGCGCTGCAGCGCTTCGCGCCCATCAGCAGCTGGTGGGACAATGGCAACACCGACAAGTCGCGCCGCCTCCTCTGGCCCATTAAGCAGAAGTACGGCAGCGCCCTATCCTGGGCCGACCTGATTGTGCTGGCCGGCAACTGCGGGCTAGAAGTCATGGGCTTCCCCACCTACGGCTTCGCCGGCGGCCGCCACGATGCCTGGGAGGCCGACGACAGCACCTATTGGGGCCCTGAGGTGTGGGACGGCAAAAAAGTGAACACGCCCGATAGCATGGTGACGCGCGACAAACGCTGGCGCGGCCAGAACGGCGATGCCGACTATGACCTCGAAAACCCGCTGGGGGCCACGCACCAGTCCCTGATTTACGTGAACCCCGAAGGCCCCTACGGCAAGGGCGACCCGATGGGCTCGGCGCGCGACATCCGCGTTTCCTTCTCCCGCATGGCCATGAACGACGAGGAAACCGTGGCCCTGATTGCCGGTGGCCACGCCTTCGGCAAGAGCCACGGCATGGTACCGGCGGCCGAAATCGGGGCCCAGCCCGAAATTGCGCCCATGGAGCAGATGGGCCTGGGCTGGCACAACCCCAAGGGCTCGGGCAATGCCGAAAACACGATGACCAACGGCATTGAAGGCAGCTGGACGCCCAACCCGACCCAGTGGGACAACGACTACCTCGTCAACCTGTTCAAATTTGAATGGGAGCAGACCAAGAGCCCGGCCGGCGCCCTGCAATGGACCCCGGTTGACAAGAGCGCGCCCAAAACACCCGATGCGCACATCCCCGGCCAGATGAATGCCCTGATGATGATGACGACCGACATCGCCCTGAAGGTGGACCCCGAATACCGCAAGGTGTGCGAGAAATTCCTCCACGACTTCGACGCGTTTACCCAGGCCTTCTCCAAGTCCTGGTACAAGCTGACCCACCGCGACATGGGCCCGCGCGAGCGCTACCTCGGTGCCGAGAAGGTAAACGAAAACGACCTGCTCTGGCAGGACCCCATCCCGGTAGCCGATTATGATGTAATCGACGCAGCAGATATCGCGGCGCTGAAGAAGTCAATTATAGCATCGGGTATTTCCGTGTCTGATTTGGTGTATACCGCCTTCTCTGCTGCAGTCACGCACCGCAGCAGCGACAAGCGGGGTGGTGCCAATGGCGGCCGGATTGCGCTGGCCCCGCAAAAGGACTGGGCGGTCAACCGCCGGACAGTACCGGTCATCGCGGCCCTGCGCACGGTGATGGACGAATTCAACGACCAACAGCACGGCGGCAAACGGGTATCGCTCGCCGACCTCATTGTGCTGGGCGGCTGCGCCGCGCTCGAAAAAGCCGCCGCCGATGCGGGCGTTGCAACCAAGGTGCCCTTCACGCCAGGCCGCCGCGACACCACGCAGGAACTCACCGACATTGAGATGTTTACATGGCTCAAGCCCGTGGCCGACGGATTCCGCAACTACCTCGATAAGGGCTTTGGCGAAATTTCGCAGGACGTTTCTCCGGAGGAGATGTTTCTTGATAAGGCGCAGCTCCTCTCCCTCACTTCACCGGAGTGGGTAGCACTGACGGGGGGTCTGCGCGCAATGAACGCCAATCACGACGGCTCGCCTTATGGCATCTTTACCGACCGCGTAGGTGTGCTCACCAATGACTTCTTTACGGTGCTGACAAGTCCGGATTTCGACTGGAAGAAGGCGGACGAGAAGGGCATGACCTTCTCGCTTGACAACCGCGCGACGGGTGAAAGCCGCTTCGTGGCGACCCGGTCTGACCTCATCTTCGGCTCCAACGGCCAGTTGCGGGCAGTGGCGGAAGTGTACGCCGGCAGCGATGGCCACAAGCGCTTCGTGAAAGCCTTTGTGAAGGCGTGGGATAAGGTGATGATGCTCGACCGCTACGACATGAAAGTCTGA
- a CDS encoding DUF4136 domain-containing protein, whose protein sequence is MKKILLGLALALGGLNACTSAVSVEKRANVNFNEYRTFDFAETKVKSTGEQSSSSSLAAQERVKLAVTNELIKRGLSQTTSKPDLLVSTHSYVDQAERTVYNTYAGPGYAYPYTVGYGGAYLPINYGYWYTPSYYQRPRTVQYTQGTVIIDFIDRRTNNLVWRGSMDNPVDDTGRLGSEFSLLAKDILDKFPIKTK, encoded by the coding sequence ATGAAAAAAATCTTGTTAGGTCTCGCTCTGGCCCTCGGTGGGCTGAACGCCTGCACATCCGCGGTAAGCGTGGAGAAGCGCGCTAATGTCAACTTCAATGAGTACCGCACCTTCGACTTTGCCGAGACGAAAGTCAAGAGTACCGGTGAGCAGAGCTCGTCGAGCAGCCTCGCCGCGCAGGAGCGCGTCAAGCTGGCCGTTACCAACGAGCTGATAAAGCGCGGACTAAGCCAGACCACCAGCAAGCCCGACCTGCTTGTTTCGACCCATAGCTACGTGGACCAGGCCGAACGCACCGTGTACAACACGTACGCCGGACCGGGCTACGCTTACCCTTATACGGTGGGCTACGGCGGGGCTTATCTGCCCATCAACTACGGCTACTGGTACACTCCCTCATATTACCAGAGGCCCCGCACCGTGCAGTACACGCAAGGTACGGTCATCATTGACTTCATCGACCGTCGCACCAACAACCTTGTGTGGCGCGGCTCGATGGACAACCCCGTGGATGACACCGGCCGTCTGGGCAGCGAGTTCAGCCTGTTGGCCAAAGACATTCTGGACAAGTTTCCGATTAAAACAAAGTAG
- a CDS encoding COG4705 family protein produces the protein MKQMLNKVPAVTLIFWIIKIMATTVGETAADFLSVKLKLGLTNTSYIMAGLLVVALVFQLRAKRYIPALYWTVVVFISVVGTLISDNLVDNLGVSLVTTTIIFATSLVVVFALWYVREKTLSVHSIQTTRREIFYWSAILFTFALGTSAGDLIGESLGLGYPLSALLFGGLIAATFLAYRYLNLNAVLAFWTAYILTRPLGASLGDLLTQPAKAGGLGVSTMIISGIFLTSIVLLVGYLSWQPQQSSAADAPLAE, from the coding sequence ATGAAGCAGATGCTCAATAAAGTGCCAGCGGTGACGCTAATTTTCTGGATTATCAAAATTATGGCCACCACTGTGGGCGAAACTGCGGCCGACTTCCTTTCCGTCAAACTTAAGCTGGGCCTGACCAACACGTCGTATATCATGGCGGGCCTGTTGGTCGTAGCGCTGGTGTTTCAGCTGCGGGCTAAGCGCTACATACCCGCGCTTTACTGGACGGTCGTGGTGTTTATTAGCGTGGTCGGAACGCTGATTTCGGATAACCTGGTGGATAACCTGGGCGTTAGTTTGGTGACCACGACCATCATCTTTGCCACCTCGCTGGTCGTGGTATTTGCCCTCTGGTACGTGCGGGAGAAAACGCTGTCCGTGCATTCCATCCAGACGACCCGACGCGAAATATTTTACTGGTCAGCCATTCTCTTCACCTTCGCGCTCGGCACTTCGGCCGGCGACCTGATTGGTGAAAGCCTGGGGCTGGGCTATCCGCTCTCGGCCCTACTGTTTGGGGGCCTTATCGCCGCTACGTTCCTGGCCTACCGCTACCTAAACCTGAACGCAGTGCTGGCTTTCTGGACGGCCTACATCCTAACCCGGCCGCTGGGCGCCTCCTTGGGCGACTTGCTGACGCAGCCCGCTAAGGCGGGCGGCCTGGGAGTAAGTACAATGATCATCAGCGGTATTTTTCTGACTTCCATTGTGCTGCTAGTCGGTTATTTATCGTGGCAGCCGCAGCAATCCAGCGCGGCCGACGCGCCACTGGCGGAGTAA
- a CDS encoding Tn3 family transposase encodes MRYPKYYVAVNSIHATYSNKYFGQEKGIVSHGFLDDRHRLFYSTTFSSSEREAPYLVDGLLHNDVVESTIHSTDTHGFTEVNFALTALLGIEFASRIQSFQDQHFYAYAGMDVPDLTAYGLAPVKYIDHTLIEAQWDTLLRLVVSLKQKHVTASTLLRRLNSYSQQHPVYLALRELGWVVRTKFLLRYMDNQSLRKRIDDQLDKLESTHTFTRAVFYGQNGQVPHAGKEEQQLADACKRLVQNTIVCWNCLYLNQYLFQAPAAERQSVADAIAVSSPVSWQHINLHGEFDFSDDALKDSLRFDIEALFAFNWEQTPAPSD; translated from the coding sequence TTGCGCTACCCCAAGTACTATGTTGCCGTGAATTCGATTCACGCCACCTACTCCAATAAATACTTTGGGCAGGAAAAGGGCATCGTTTCCCACGGCTTTCTCGACGACCGCCACCGGCTCTTCTACTCGACTACCTTCAGCTCGTCCGAGCGGGAGGCCCCGTACTTGGTCGATGGCCTGCTGCACAACGACGTGGTCGAGTCCACCATTCACAGCACCGACACCCACGGCTTTACCGAAGTCAACTTCGCCCTCACCGCCTTATTGGGCATCGAATTCGCGTCCCGCATCCAGTCCTTTCAGGACCAGCACTTCTACGCCTATGCCGGGATGGACGTGCCCGACCTGACGGCCTACGGCCTGGCCCCGGTCAAGTACATCGACCACACCCTTATCGAGGCCCAGTGGGATACGCTGCTGCGGCTGGTGGTGAGCCTCAAGCAAAAGCACGTCACGGCCTCCACCCTGCTGCGCCGGCTCAACTCCTATTCCCAGCAGCACCCCGTCTACCTGGCCCTGCGCGAGCTGGGCTGGGTGGTGCGCACCAAATTCCTGCTCCGCTACATGGACAACCAAAGTCTGCGCAAGCGCATCGACGACCAACTCGACAAGCTCGAAAGCACGCATACCTTCACCCGGGCCGTGTTCTATGGCCAAAACGGGCAGGTTCCCCACGCCGGCAAGGAAGAGCAGCAGTTAGCCGACGCCTGTAAACGGCTCGTGCAAAACACGATTGTGTGCTGGAACTGTCTCTACCTCAATCAATATTTATTCCAGGCTCCGGCGGCCGAGCGCCAGTCGGTGGCCGACGCCATCGCCGTCAGCTCGCCCGTCAGCTGGCAGCATATCAACCTGCACGGCGAGTTTGACTTCTCCGACGACGCCCTCAAGGACTCGTTGCGCTTTGATATCGAAGCCCTCTTCGCCTTCAATTGGGAGCAAACTCCGGCTCCGTCCGATTAA
- a CDS encoding TolC family protein: protein MLFCPLTPHGRSLCLSLLLITSLLSSLAGWAQPAGPARNLDFYLVQARDNSPLTHEIRNQGQAAQLETERLRAFYTKATGTLVANYTFVPVLSQDNGRTQLSYSADANSNRYVGYDLALSNGALYQGYAQVTQPLFSQKRFEAYAQQAQGLALSQQNLARLSLHDLERFVGDQYILCRQDLDQLSYVRELLDILGRQRLLVQKLVDASLLKRSDYLLLNIEVETQQIFLNTYRTAYHRDLLNLNVLCGIGDTSEVALAPTELSLRGQGPLVGLSGFTERYRLDSLVLMANQRVFETRYQPLVSAFANSGLNAVALSDIPRRFGASAGLSLSMYLFDGHQRQFSRDRTSVLLETTRAYQRNFATVNPVRQQQLLYELRQIEGRQRLARAQIASYRQVLDSYKRETIAGQLSVIFYVQVLKNYAVAARDLVLLENNRLLLVNLYNYWTW, encoded by the coding sequence ATGCTATTTTGTCCTCTTACACCACACGGTCGGAGCCTTTGCTTATCCTTATTACTGATAACCAGCCTACTATCTTCCTTAGCTGGTTGGGCGCAACCCGCCGGCCCGGCCCGCAACCTGGATTTTTACCTGGTCCAGGCCCGCGACAACAGCCCACTCACCCACGAAATCCGCAACCAGGGCCAGGCCGCGCAGCTCGAAACCGAGCGCCTGCGCGCATTTTATACCAAAGCCACGGGGACACTGGTGGCCAATTACACCTTCGTGCCCGTACTCAGCCAGGACAACGGTCGCACCCAGCTCAGCTACTCGGCCGATGCCAACAGCAATCGCTATGTGGGCTACGACCTGGCCTTGAGCAACGGGGCACTTTACCAGGGCTACGCCCAGGTAACGCAGCCGCTGTTCAGCCAAAAGCGCTTTGAGGCCTACGCCCAGCAGGCCCAGGGGCTGGCCCTAAGCCAGCAGAACCTGGCCCGCCTCTCGCTCCACGACCTGGAGCGCTTCGTGGGCGACCAGTACATCCTGTGCCGCCAAGACCTAGACCAGCTCAGCTACGTGCGCGAGCTGCTCGATATTTTGGGCCGCCAGCGCCTGCTGGTGCAAAAGCTCGTGGATGCCAGCCTGCTCAAGCGCTCGGACTATCTGCTGCTCAATATTGAGGTCGAAACCCAGCAGATTTTCCTGAATACCTACCGCACCGCCTACCACCGCGATTTGCTGAATCTGAACGTGCTATGCGGCATCGGCGATACCAGTGAGGTGGCGCTGGCCCCGACTGAATTGTCTTTGCGTGGTCAGGGGCCACTGGTAGGCCTCTCGGGCTTCACCGAGCGCTACCGGCTCGACAGCCTGGTGCTAATGGCCAACCAGCGCGTCTTTGAAACCCGCTACCAACCCCTGGTGAGCGCCTTCGCTAATAGCGGCCTGAACGCCGTTGCCCTGAGCGACATTCCGCGCCGCTTCGGTGCCAGCGCGGGCCTGAGCCTGAGTATGTATCTGTTCGACGGCCATCAGCGCCAGTTTAGCCGTGACCGCACCAGCGTGCTGCTCGAAACTACCCGCGCCTACCAGCGCAACTTTGCCACCGTCAATCCCGTGCGCCAGCAGCAATTGCTGTATGAGTTACGCCAGATTGAGGGGCGCCAGCGCCTAGCCCGCGCGCAGATTGCCAGCTACCGCCAGGTACTCGACTCCTACAAGCGCGAAACTATTGCCGGCCAGCTTTCGGTAATATTTTACGTGCAGGTGCTCAAGAACTACGCCGTGGCTGCCCGCGACCTGGTGCTGCTGGAGAATAACCGCCTGCTGCTGGTGAACCTCTATAATTACTGGACGTGGTAG